One window of the Mixophyes fleayi isolate aMixFle1 chromosome 6, aMixFle1.hap1, whole genome shotgun sequence genome contains the following:
- the LOC142095276 gene encoding uncharacterized protein LOC142095276 isoform X2, with the protein MPNCIVKGCPHKTGRKLEYPSVTLHGFPNNIPEIKNWLIETGQDFGDLNVFAHQVLEKKKSDVYRMCSEHFTVDCYIRKGSKIYLKKGAVPSIFEPFVGPPPLRRREDQDQVSTAVPRISLTNGSTYIDQCIRQGNHGNFTGPRCIKKDSSTQTEEILTINLNGVADVKNKVGVKFDYLYPCAPSTPVSTQQMSKEQSAHSLPDQNAKEEVIFQEASKAVCTTKQTHADVSLNVSDSQASEETSEVIEKKEDLTNERKFIVFESCLDQLFLKLCSGARCLCKSPIKILEKKMDGLSLVVNAFCTGGHKFELWSNQPKKRETMMETVPLSETFLLSSSTFGKKSQFDEVAVHFSKEEWDCLKTEEKETYREVMMENYQTLRSLGRINVIPPIVSMIERGEEPYVKSPPSSEKEIPIGLSTDVSVNKDTPPSESNGVSQCGLTRDAQTENSERLTKLKENEGTSREKGGLPDYVIPTHMEECPDCGKLFLYKSYLTRHQRVHTGEKPYSCMECGKCFTDSSSLVKHQRSHGIEKVFTCPDCEKCFGLKSDLIKHQIVHKEVYTFICCECGESFLDYSALGRHKSTHKETFHLCSICGECFSNPSHLLIHRKIHKGEQPYSCSECGKCFKTNFDLVKHKQTHPSVKRFPCSECGKCFTQTSNLYAHRRLHFGVKPYSCPECGKCFAKKSSLIRHRRLHTGEKPFSCFQCGKCFSVNSNLIKHQQIHTMQ; encoded by the exons ATGCCGAACTGCATCGTAAAAGGGTGTCCTCATAAAACCGGGCGGAAATTGGAATACCCTTCAGTAACTCTACATGGGTTCCCAAACAACATCCCAGAAATAAAAAATTGGCTTATTGAAACAGGACAGGATTTTGGAGACCTCAATGTGTTCGCCCATCAAGTTCTTGAGAAAAAGAAAAGTGACGTTTACCGTATGTGCTCGGAACATTTCACCGTAGACTGCTATATTAGGAAAGGCAGTAAGATTTACCTGAAGAAAGGAGCAGTCCCCTCCATCTTTGAGCCATTTGTAGGTCCTCCACCATTGAGGCGAAGAGAAGACCAAGATCAGGTCTCTACAGCAGTCCCCAGAATCAGTCTCACAAATGGCAGCACCTATATAGACCAATGTATCAGACAGGGAAACCATGGCAACTTTACTGGCCCAAGGTGCATAAAGAAGGATAGCAGCACCCAAACGGAAGAAATATTGACGATAAACCTTAATGGTGTGGCTGACGTTAAGAATAAAGTAGGAGTAAAATTTGATTATTTATATCCCTGTGCTCCCTCAACTCCAGTGAGCACACAACAGATGTCTAAAGAACAATCTGCCCATTCACTACCGGATCAGAACGCAAAAGAAGAAGTGATTTTTCAAGAAGCCTCCAAGGCAGTGTGCACCACTAAACAAACACATGCAGACGTTTCACTCAATGTTTCAGACTCGCAGGCATCAGAGGAGACCTCCGAAGTGATTGAAAAGAAGGAGGACTTGACCAATGAACGGAAATTCATTGTTTTTGAATCGTGTCTAGACCAGCTGTTTTTGAAGCTTTGTAGTGGAGCACGTTGCTTGTGTAAATCTCCCATTAAAATACTGGAGAAGAAAATGGATGGGCTGTCGCTGGTAGTAAATGCTTTTTGTACTGGCGGACATAAATTTGAACTCTGGTCAAACCAGCCAAAGAAGAGAGAGACGATGATGGAAACTGTGCCCCTGTCGGAAACGTTTTTGCTCAGTAGTTCCACTTTCGGAAAA AAATCTCAGTTTGATGAGGTTGCAGTGCACTTCTCCAAGGAGGAGTGGGACTGtttaaaaacagaagaaaaggagACTTACCGGGAAGTGATGATGGAGAATTACCAGACCCTGCGATCTCTAG GACGGATCAATGTGATACCTCCTATTGTATCAATGATTGAGCGAGGAGAGGAGCCTTATGTGAAGAGCCCCCCGTCCTCTGAGAAGGAGATTCCAATAGGTCTTAGCACAG ATGTGTCTGTGAACAAGGATACTCCTCCTTCAGAAAGTAATGGTGTCTCCCAGTGTGGTCTTACCAGAGATGCACAGACTGAAAattcagaaagacttacaaaatTAAAGGAGAATGAAGGAACCTCACGGGAAAAAGGAGGACTCCCAGACTATGTGATACCTACACACATGGAAGAATGTCCAGACTGTGGTAAACTGTTCTTATATAAATCATATCTTACCAGGCATCAGAGGGTTCACACCGGGGAGAAACCCTACTCATGTATGGAGTGCGGCAAATGTTTTACGGACAGCTCCAGTCTGGTGAAGCATCAGAGGAGTCATGGAATAGAAAAAGTCTTTACCTGCCCGGattgtgaaaaatgttttggCTTGAAGTCAGATCTTATTAAGCACCAAATAGTTCACAAGGAAGTATACACATTTATTTGTTGTGAATGTGGGGAAAGTTTTTTAGATTACTCAGCTCTAGGGCGGCATAAAAGCACTCACAAAGAAACATTTCACTTGTGTTCTATATGTGGTGAATGTTTTTCTAATCCATCACACCTCCTTATACACAGGAAAATCCATAAAGGAGAGCAGCCATATTCTTGCtcggaatgtgggaaatgtttcaaaACTAACTTTGATCTAGTTAAACATAAGCAGACTCATCCTAGCGTCAAGcgatttccatgttctgaatgtgggaaatgcttCACCCAAACTTCAAATCTTTATGCCCACCGAAGACTTCACTTTGGGGTGAAACCATATTCCTGCCctgaatgtgggaagtgttttgccAAGAAATCAAGTTTGATTAGGCACCGAAGGCTGcacactggagagaaaccattttcGTGTTTTCAGTGCGGAAAATGTTTCTCTGTAAACTCCAATCTGATCAAACACCAGCAAATTCATACTATGCAGTAA
- the LOC142095276 gene encoding uncharacterized protein LOC142095276 isoform X1, giving the protein MPNCIVKGCPHKTGRKLEYPSVTLHGFPNNIPEIKNWLIETGQDFGDLNVFAHQVLEKKKSDVYRMCSEHFTVDCYIRKGSKIYLKKGAVPSIFEPFVGPPPLRRREDQDQVSTAVPRISLTNGSTYIDQCIRQGNHGNFTGPRCIKKDSSTQTEEILTINLNGVADVKNKVGVKFDYLYPCAPSTPVSTQQMSKEQSAHSLPDQNAKEEVIFQEASKAVCTTKQTHADVSLNVSDSQASEETSEVIEKKEDLTNERKFIVFESCLDQLFLKLCSGARCLCKSPIKILEKKMDGLSLVVNAFCTGGHKFELWSNQPKKRETMMETVPLSETFLLSSSTFGKQKSQFDEVAVHFSKEEWDCLKTEEKETYREVMMENYQTLRSLGRINVIPPIVSMIERGEEPYVKSPPSSEKEIPIGLSTDVSVNKDTPPSESNGVSQCGLTRDAQTENSERLTKLKENEGTSREKGGLPDYVIPTHMEECPDCGKLFLYKSYLTRHQRVHTGEKPYSCMECGKCFTDSSSLVKHQRSHGIEKVFTCPDCEKCFGLKSDLIKHQIVHKEVYTFICCECGESFLDYSALGRHKSTHKETFHLCSICGECFSNPSHLLIHRKIHKGEQPYSCSECGKCFKTNFDLVKHKQTHPSVKRFPCSECGKCFTQTSNLYAHRRLHFGVKPYSCPECGKCFAKKSSLIRHRRLHTGEKPFSCFQCGKCFSVNSNLIKHQQIHTMQ; this is encoded by the exons ATGCCGAACTGCATCGTAAAAGGGTGTCCTCATAAAACCGGGCGGAAATTGGAATACCCTTCAGTAACTCTACATGGGTTCCCAAACAACATCCCAGAAATAAAAAATTGGCTTATTGAAACAGGACAGGATTTTGGAGACCTCAATGTGTTCGCCCATCAAGTTCTTGAGAAAAAGAAAAGTGACGTTTACCGTATGTGCTCGGAACATTTCACCGTAGACTGCTATATTAGGAAAGGCAGTAAGATTTACCTGAAGAAAGGAGCAGTCCCCTCCATCTTTGAGCCATTTGTAGGTCCTCCACCATTGAGGCGAAGAGAAGACCAAGATCAGGTCTCTACAGCAGTCCCCAGAATCAGTCTCACAAATGGCAGCACCTATATAGACCAATGTATCAGACAGGGAAACCATGGCAACTTTACTGGCCCAAGGTGCATAAAGAAGGATAGCAGCACCCAAACGGAAGAAATATTGACGATAAACCTTAATGGTGTGGCTGACGTTAAGAATAAAGTAGGAGTAAAATTTGATTATTTATATCCCTGTGCTCCCTCAACTCCAGTGAGCACACAACAGATGTCTAAAGAACAATCTGCCCATTCACTACCGGATCAGAACGCAAAAGAAGAAGTGATTTTTCAAGAAGCCTCCAAGGCAGTGTGCACCACTAAACAAACACATGCAGACGTTTCACTCAATGTTTCAGACTCGCAGGCATCAGAGGAGACCTCCGAAGTGATTGAAAAGAAGGAGGACTTGACCAATGAACGGAAATTCATTGTTTTTGAATCGTGTCTAGACCAGCTGTTTTTGAAGCTTTGTAGTGGAGCACGTTGCTTGTGTAAATCTCCCATTAAAATACTGGAGAAGAAAATGGATGGGCTGTCGCTGGTAGTAAATGCTTTTTGTACTGGCGGACATAAATTTGAACTCTGGTCAAACCAGCCAAAGAAGAGAGAGACGATGATGGAAACTGTGCCCCTGTCGGAAACGTTTTTGCTCAGTAGTTCCACTTTCGGAAAA CAGAAATCTCAGTTTGATGAGGTTGCAGTGCACTTCTCCAAGGAGGAGTGGGACTGtttaaaaacagaagaaaaggagACTTACCGGGAAGTGATGATGGAGAATTACCAGACCCTGCGATCTCTAG GACGGATCAATGTGATACCTCCTATTGTATCAATGATTGAGCGAGGAGAGGAGCCTTATGTGAAGAGCCCCCCGTCCTCTGAGAAGGAGATTCCAATAGGTCTTAGCACAG ATGTGTCTGTGAACAAGGATACTCCTCCTTCAGAAAGTAATGGTGTCTCCCAGTGTGGTCTTACCAGAGATGCACAGACTGAAAattcagaaagacttacaaaatTAAAGGAGAATGAAGGAACCTCACGGGAAAAAGGAGGACTCCCAGACTATGTGATACCTACACACATGGAAGAATGTCCAGACTGTGGTAAACTGTTCTTATATAAATCATATCTTACCAGGCATCAGAGGGTTCACACCGGGGAGAAACCCTACTCATGTATGGAGTGCGGCAAATGTTTTACGGACAGCTCCAGTCTGGTGAAGCATCAGAGGAGTCATGGAATAGAAAAAGTCTTTACCTGCCCGGattgtgaaaaatgttttggCTTGAAGTCAGATCTTATTAAGCACCAAATAGTTCACAAGGAAGTATACACATTTATTTGTTGTGAATGTGGGGAAAGTTTTTTAGATTACTCAGCTCTAGGGCGGCATAAAAGCACTCACAAAGAAACATTTCACTTGTGTTCTATATGTGGTGAATGTTTTTCTAATCCATCACACCTCCTTATACACAGGAAAATCCATAAAGGAGAGCAGCCATATTCTTGCtcggaatgtgggaaatgtttcaaaACTAACTTTGATCTAGTTAAACATAAGCAGACTCATCCTAGCGTCAAGcgatttccatgttctgaatgtgggaaatgcttCACCCAAACTTCAAATCTTTATGCCCACCGAAGACTTCACTTTGGGGTGAAACCATATTCCTGCCctgaatgtgggaagtgttttgccAAGAAATCAAGTTTGATTAGGCACCGAAGGCTGcacactggagagaaaccattttcGTGTTTTCAGTGCGGAAAATGTTTCTCTGTAAACTCCAATCTGATCAAACACCAGCAAATTCATACTATGCAGTAA